The proteins below come from a single Pirellulales bacterium genomic window:
- a CDS encoding arylsulfatase, whose amino-acid sequence MASPRAPEDGEPAGQDVQYGQHRRSFHNQRIGLAVMRYLLCTLIWLALVGAAAQAADPPRPNIVLILADDLGYSDLGCFGSEIATPNLDRLADGGIRLTQFYNCARCCPTRAAVLTGLYPHQAGVGHMLQDWREPSYTSGIGENTATIAELLRAAGYRTYHVGKWHVGGVGNGPPGRNHPMRRGFDRAFGTGGGGGYFDLTPLYLDSEAVEPPADFYVTDAFTEHAVEFIGEHARRGERQPFFMHLCYTAPHFPLHAKPTDIAKYQDRYAAGWDALRGARLAKQRELGIVDPRWRLSPRDPVAQAWEAVPQPERDEWSRRMAVHAAMIDCMDQGIGRVLAALDRAQVTDNTLVIFLSDNGASAEALDTWPNPGRGHRPGSVVGERGSHRCLEIGWANAANTPFRECKMWTHEGGISTPFVARWPAGIAARGALSREVGHVIDLMPSLLELAGGAYPQEFQGRRLTPLAGISLVPALAGQSLGERTLGWEHEGNRALRSGNWKVVAPFRGAWELYDLAADRTETNNLAAAQPERVEQLAEQWQAWADRVGVIDWQELPGADYHPSSVYRKKSEPFETSSK is encoded by the coding sequence ATGGCATCGCCCCGCGCGCCAGAGGATGGCGAGCCGGCTGGCCAAGACGTACAGTACGGTCAGCATCGCCGCTCGTTCCACAACCAACGAATCGGTCTCGCCGTCATGCGCTACTTGCTCTGCACTCTCATTTGGTTGGCGCTAGTTGGCGCGGCAGCGCAGGCCGCCGACCCGCCGCGGCCCAACATCGTCTTGATCCTCGCCGACGACCTGGGCTACTCTGATCTGGGCTGCTTCGGTTCGGAGATCGCAACGCCCAACCTCGATCGGCTGGCCGACGGCGGCATTCGCCTCACTCAATTTTATAACTGCGCTCGCTGCTGCCCCACACGCGCGGCCGTGCTGACCGGACTTTACCCGCATCAAGCCGGCGTGGGGCACATGCTCCAGGACTGGCGCGAGCCGAGTTACACCTCCGGCATTGGCGAAAACACCGCGACCATTGCCGAACTGTTGCGCGCGGCCGGCTACCGCACCTACCATGTTGGCAAGTGGCATGTCGGCGGCGTCGGCAACGGCCCGCCCGGCCGCAACCATCCCATGCGGCGCGGATTTGATCGCGCGTTCGGCACTGGCGGCGGCGGGGGATATTTTGACCTCACGCCGCTCTACCTCGATAGCGAGGCGGTCGAGCCGCCCGCCGATTTTTACGTCACCGACGCCTTTACCGAGCACGCCGTGGAGTTCATCGGCGAGCACGCGCGCCGCGGCGAGCGGCAGCCCTTCTTCATGCACTTGTGCTACACGGCGCCGCACTTTCCCTTGCATGCCAAGCCCACCGACATCGCCAAGTATCAAGACCGCTACGCGGCCGGCTGGGACGCGCTGCGGGGGGCGCGGCTGGCCAAGCAGCGCGAGCTGGGCATTGTCGATCCGCGCTGGCGGCTGTCGCCGCGCGATCCGGTGGCGCAGGCCTGGGAGGCGGTCCCGCAGCCGGAGCGCGACGAGTGGTCGCGCCGCATGGCCGTGCATGCCGCCATGATCGACTGCATGGATCAAGGGATCGGCCGCGTGCTCGCGGCGCTCGATCGCGCGCAGGTCACCGACAACACGCTGGTCATCTTTCTCAGCGACAACGGCGCCAGCGCCGAGGCGCTGGACACCTGGCCCAATCCTGGTCGCGGGCACCGGCCGGGGAGCGTTGTTGGCGAACGCGGTTCGCATCGCTGTCTCGAAATCGGCTGGGCCAACGCCGCCAATACCCCGTTTCGCGAATGTAAAATGTGGACGCACGAAGGGGGCATCTCCACGCCGTTTGTCGCCCGCTGGCCGGCGGGCATCGCCGCGCGCGGCGCACTGTCGCGCGAGGTGGGGCATGTGATTGACTTGATGCCGTCGCTATTGGAACTGGCCGGCGGCGCCTATCCGCAAGAGTTTCAGGGGCGACGACTCACTCCGCTGGCCGGCATCAGCCTTGTGCCCGCCTTGGCCGGGCAATCGCTGGGCGAGCGGACGCTGGGCTGGGAGCACGAGGGCAACCGCGCGCTGCGCAGTGGCAACTGGAAGGTGGTCGCGCCGTTTCGCGGCGCATGGGAGCTGTACGACCTGGCGGCCGATCGCACCGAAACCAACAATCTGGCCGCCGCGCAGCCGGAGCGCGTCGAACAACTGGCCGAGCAATGGCAGGCGTGGGCCGATCGCGTAGGGGTGATCGATTGGCAAGAGCTTCCGGGCGCCGACTATCATCCCAGTTCGGTATATCGAAAGAAATCGGAGCCCTTCGAGACTTCCAGCAAATAG